A single window of Liolophura sinensis isolate JHLJ2023 chromosome 6, CUHK_Ljap_v2, whole genome shotgun sequence DNA harbors:
- the LOC135466287 gene encoding tubulin epsilon and delta complex protein 1-like isoform X2 produces MAQIRDTIELLTNVLRENGASKFKAEVFRQAKFNSIEAVRPMWKLLFELIYYCMYGKIDDVAVTAARELTTEEMVVYVKRELQQRGFHSKRFATLPNDMSEGSRELLLAFGWLFCKENILEKFMNQCSSPIEEGAAELYHDDYRASSARPLSVKHGSSAGEKIHEATKGVHLTPNKDHLSVLEVQLLKDPELLKKVLYLLEKDNTRLQNLLKWQDKEEVFWRWMETVLDLKVKSVMEEHIGDQKMSTHSVYNIPPDGVAQMLEARKDLQTTILKYETMVEELEHLWETKRSSISERELDSLIASLDLEISLQKAKLSLGSCSPAPSRVPHCLDLAYVTKPANKPSNLGRFQTENRHEALLEEMDGKSRDVLGKIASLEEHMNRLESCISSQQAQGKARLEKIASTLPDLICIPPLGHREYV; encoded by the exons atgGCACAGATACGAGATACAATAGAGTTACTGACAAATGTACTGAGGGAAAATGGGGCGTCTAAATTCAAGGCTGAAGTATTTAGACAAGCAAAATTCAACAGCATTGAAGCG GTTCGTCCAATGTGGAAGTTGTTGTTTGAGCTTATATATTACTGCATGTATGGAAAGATAGATGATGTGGCTGTTACTGCAGCTAGAGAGCTTACGACAG AGGAGATGGTTGTGTATGTAAAGAGAGAGTTACAGCAGCGAGGCTTCCATTCCAAGAGGTTTGCCACTTTGCCTAATGACATGAGTGAGGGTAGCAGAGAACTGCTGCTGGCATTTGGCTGGCTCTTCTGTAAGGAGAATATCTTGGAGAAGTTCATGAACCAGTGCTCATCTCCTATAGAGGAGGGAGCGGCAGAACTTTACCATGATGACTACAGAGCAAGCTCAGCCCGACCCCTGTCAGTCAAGCATGGCTCCTCAGCAGGGGAAAAG ATCCATGAGGCTACAAAAGGTGTGCACCTGACCCCAAACAAAGATCACCTGTCTGTCTTGGAGGTACAGCTCCTCAAGGATCCCGAACTCCTCAAAAAG GTGTTATACTTATTAGAGAAAGACAACACTCGGCTTCAGAACCTGCTCAAGTGGCAAGACAAAGAGGAGGTTTTCTGGAGGTGGATG GAAACAGTTCTGGACCTAAAAGTCAAGTCAGTGATGGAGGAACATATAGGAGATCAGAAAATGTCTACTCACTCAGTCTATAACATTCCACCAGATGGAGTGGCACAAATGTTAGAGGCCCGTAAAGATTTGCAAACAACAATTCTGAAATATGAAACAATGGTGGAAGAACTGGAGCATTTGTGGGAGACAAAG CGATCCTCGATTTCTGAGAGGGAACTTGACAGTTTGATTGCCTCCCTTGATCTGGAGATCTCCTTACAGAAAGCAAAGTTATCCCTAGGCTCTTGCTCTCCTGCTCCCTCAAGAGTGCCTCACTGCCTGGACCTAGCTTACGTGACCAAACCCGCTAACAAACCGTCTAACCTAGGACGGTTCCAGACAGAAAATCGCCATGAGGCTCTGTTAGAGGAGATGGATGGCAAGTCCAGAGATGTCCTGGGGAAAATTGCAAGCTTGGAGGAACACATGAATAGACTGGAGAGCTGTATAAGTAGTCAACAGGCCCAGGGGAAGGCTAGGCTGGAGAAGATAGCCTCTACCCTACCTGATCTCATATGTATACCTCCCCTGGGCCACAGGGAATATGTCTAA
- the LOC135466287 gene encoding tubulin epsilon and delta complex protein 1-like isoform X1, whose amino-acid sequence MAQIRDTIELLTNVLRENGASKFKAEVFRQAKFNSIEAVRPMWKLLFELIYYCMYGKIDDVAVTAARELTTEEMVVYVKRELQQRGFHSKRFATLPNDMSEGSRELLLAFGWLFCKENILEKFMNQCSSPIEEGAAELYHDDYRASSARPLSVKHGSSAGEKVQQLLLLNGKLRMNLRSLFALQAQKYRKMHKIHEATKGVHLTPNKDHLSVLEVQLLKDPELLKKVLYLLEKDNTRLQNLLKWQDKEEVFWRWMETVLDLKVKSVMEEHIGDQKMSTHSVYNIPPDGVAQMLEARKDLQTTILKYETMVEELEHLWETKRSSISERELDSLIASLDLEISLQKAKLSLGSCSPAPSRVPHCLDLAYVTKPANKPSNLGRFQTENRHEALLEEMDGKSRDVLGKIASLEEHMNRLESCISSQQAQGKARLEKIASTLPDLICIPPLGHREYV is encoded by the exons atgGCACAGATACGAGATACAATAGAGTTACTGACAAATGTACTGAGGGAAAATGGGGCGTCTAAATTCAAGGCTGAAGTATTTAGACAAGCAAAATTCAACAGCATTGAAGCG GTTCGTCCAATGTGGAAGTTGTTGTTTGAGCTTATATATTACTGCATGTATGGAAAGATAGATGATGTGGCTGTTACTGCAGCTAGAGAGCTTACGACAG AGGAGATGGTTGTGTATGTAAAGAGAGAGTTACAGCAGCGAGGCTTCCATTCCAAGAGGTTTGCCACTTTGCCTAATGACATGAGTGAGGGTAGCAGAGAACTGCTGCTGGCATTTGGCTGGCTCTTCTGTAAGGAGAATATCTTGGAGAAGTTCATGAACCAGTGCTCATCTCCTATAGAGGAGGGAGCGGCAGAACTTTACCATGATGACTACAGAGCAAGCTCAGCCCGACCCCTGTCAGTCAAGCATGGCTCCTCAGCAGGGGAAAAGGTACAGCAGCTTCTCCTCCTGAATGGAAAACTCAGAATGAATCTGCGCAGTTTGTTTGCTCTTCAGGCTCAGAAATATAGGAAAATGCACAAG ATCCATGAGGCTACAAAAGGTGTGCACCTGACCCCAAACAAAGATCACCTGTCTGTCTTGGAGGTACAGCTCCTCAAGGATCCCGAACTCCTCAAAAAG GTGTTATACTTATTAGAGAAAGACAACACTCGGCTTCAGAACCTGCTCAAGTGGCAAGACAAAGAGGAGGTTTTCTGGAGGTGGATG GAAACAGTTCTGGACCTAAAAGTCAAGTCAGTGATGGAGGAACATATAGGAGATCAGAAAATGTCTACTCACTCAGTCTATAACATTCCACCAGATGGAGTGGCACAAATGTTAGAGGCCCGTAAAGATTTGCAAACAACAATTCTGAAATATGAAACAATGGTGGAAGAACTGGAGCATTTGTGGGAGACAAAG CGATCCTCGATTTCTGAGAGGGAACTTGACAGTTTGATTGCCTCCCTTGATCTGGAGATCTCCTTACAGAAAGCAAAGTTATCCCTAGGCTCTTGCTCTCCTGCTCCCTCAAGAGTGCCTCACTGCCTGGACCTAGCTTACGTGACCAAACCCGCTAACAAACCGTCTAACCTAGGACGGTTCCAGACAGAAAATCGCCATGAGGCTCTGTTAGAGGAGATGGATGGCAAGTCCAGAGATGTCCTGGGGAAAATTGCAAGCTTGGAGGAACACATGAATAGACTGGAGAGCTGTATAAGTAGTCAACAGGCCCAGGGGAAGGCTAGGCTGGAGAAGATAGCCTCTACCCTACCTGATCTCATATGTATACCTCCCCTGGGCCACAGGGAATATGTCTAA